In Acanthochromis polyacanthus isolate Apoly-LR-REF ecotype Palm Island chromosome 15, KAUST_Apoly_ChrSc, whole genome shotgun sequence, a single genomic region encodes these proteins:
- the ppm1ba gene encoding protein phosphatase 1B isoform X1, whose amino-acid sequence MGAFLDKPKTEKHNSHGEGNGLRYGLSSMQGWRVEMEDAHTAVLGLPAPGMTDWSFFAVYDGHAGSRVANYCSKHLLEHIIAASLAAGGTQGSQGGSGGSASDPPMPVPPTVEAVKAGIRTGFLRIDEHMRSFSDLRNGMERSGSTAVGILLSPEHFFFINCGDSRAVLYRNSHVCFSTLDHKPCNPRERERIQNAGGSVMIQRVNGSLAVSRALGDYDYKCVDGKGPTEQLVSPEPEVSAMVRAPEQDQFVILACDGIWDVMSNEELCEFVKSRLEVCDDLERVCNEVVDTCLHKGSRDNMSVVLVCLPNAPKVSEEAVRKEAELNKYLETRVEEMLSRPGEEGFPDLVTVMRNLSTDSGMPILPPGGGLASKRSVIEAVYNRLNPYREEDGTGADLECHW is encoded by the exons ATGGGTGCGTTCCTGGACAAGCCCAAAACGGAGAAGCACAACTCACACGGTGAGGGCAATGGTCTGCGCTACGGGCTCAGCTCCATGCAAGGGTGGCGGGTGGAGATGGAGGATGCTCACACAGCTGTGTTGGGACTTCCAGCTCCCGGTATGACTGACTGGTCCTTTTTTGCCGTGTACGATGGCCATGCTGGCTCTAGGGTTGCCAACTACTGTTCTAAGCATCTTCTGGAACACATAATCGCTGCCAGCTTAGCGGCCGGAGGTACACAAGGTTCCCAGGGTGGATCAGGCGGCTCTGCCAGTGACCCTCCAATGCCGGTTCCTCCTACTGTGGAGGCTGTGAAAGCTGGGATCCGGACAGGCTTCCTGAGGATTGATGAGCACATGCGCAGCTTCTCCGACCTCCGTAACGGCATGGAGCGCAGCGGCTCCACAGCAGTGGGCATTCTCCTGTCCCCCGAGCATTTCTTCTTCATTAACTGCGGAGATTCCCGAGCCGTTCTGTACCGCAATTCACACGTGTGCTTCTCCACCCTTGACCACAAGCCCTGCAACCCACGTGAGAGAGAGCGCATCCAGAACGCAGGTGGCTCTGTGATGATTCAGAGGGTAAACGGGTCGCTGGCCGTATCGAGGGCCTTGGGGGACTATGATTACAAGTGTGTGGACGGCAAGGGCCCCACGGAGCAGCTGGTCAGCCCTGAACCGGAGGTGTCTGCGATGGTTCGGGCACCGGAGCAGGATCAGTTCGTTATTCTGGCATGTGACGGCATCTGGGATGTCATGTCCAACGAGGAGTTGTGCGAGTTTGTGAAATCGAGGCTTGAGGTGTGCGATGACCTGGAGAGAGTCTGCAATGAAGTGGTGGACACCTGCCTGCACAAG GGGAGTCGGGATAACATGAgtgttgtgttagtgtgtttACCCAACGCTCCCAAAGTATCAGAGGAAGCTGTGAGGAAAGAAGCAGAGCTCAACAAATATCTGGAGACTAGAGTGGAAg AGATGCTGTCAAGGCCAGGGGAGGAGGGCTTTCCAGACCTGGTAACGGTGATGAGGAACCTGTCCACCGACAGCGGCATGCCCATCCTGCCACCAGGGGGTGGTCTCGCCAGCAA ACGCAGTGTTATTGAAGCAGTATACAACCGTCTGAACCCATACAGGGAGGAAGATGGA
- the ppm1ba gene encoding protein phosphatase 1B isoform X2, with translation MGAFLDKPKTEKHNSHGEGNGLRYGLSSMQGWRVEMEDAHTAVLGLPAPGMTDWSFFAVYDGHAGSRVANYCSKHLLEHIIAASLAAGGTQGSQGGSGGSASDPPMPVPPTVEAVKAGIRTGFLRIDEHMRSFSDLRNGMERSGSTAVGILLSPEHFFFINCGDSRAVLYRNSHVCFSTLDHKPCNPRERERIQNAGGSVMIQRVNGSLAVSRALGDYDYKCVDGKGPTEQLVSPEPEVSAMVRAPEQDQFVILACDGIWDVMSNEELCEFVKSRLEVCDDLERVCNEVVDTCLHKGSRDNMSVVLVCLPNAPKVSEEAVRKEAELNKYLETRVEEMLSRPGEEGFPDLVTVMRNLSTDSGMPILPPGGGLASKRSVIEAVYNRLNPYREEDGPSCFI, from the exons ATGGGTGCGTTCCTGGACAAGCCCAAAACGGAGAAGCACAACTCACACGGTGAGGGCAATGGTCTGCGCTACGGGCTCAGCTCCATGCAAGGGTGGCGGGTGGAGATGGAGGATGCTCACACAGCTGTGTTGGGACTTCCAGCTCCCGGTATGACTGACTGGTCCTTTTTTGCCGTGTACGATGGCCATGCTGGCTCTAGGGTTGCCAACTACTGTTCTAAGCATCTTCTGGAACACATAATCGCTGCCAGCTTAGCGGCCGGAGGTACACAAGGTTCCCAGGGTGGATCAGGCGGCTCTGCCAGTGACCCTCCAATGCCGGTTCCTCCTACTGTGGAGGCTGTGAAAGCTGGGATCCGGACAGGCTTCCTGAGGATTGATGAGCACATGCGCAGCTTCTCCGACCTCCGTAACGGCATGGAGCGCAGCGGCTCCACAGCAGTGGGCATTCTCCTGTCCCCCGAGCATTTCTTCTTCATTAACTGCGGAGATTCCCGAGCCGTTCTGTACCGCAATTCACACGTGTGCTTCTCCACCCTTGACCACAAGCCCTGCAACCCACGTGAGAGAGAGCGCATCCAGAACGCAGGTGGCTCTGTGATGATTCAGAGGGTAAACGGGTCGCTGGCCGTATCGAGGGCCTTGGGGGACTATGATTACAAGTGTGTGGACGGCAAGGGCCCCACGGAGCAGCTGGTCAGCCCTGAACCGGAGGTGTCTGCGATGGTTCGGGCACCGGAGCAGGATCAGTTCGTTATTCTGGCATGTGACGGCATCTGGGATGTCATGTCCAACGAGGAGTTGTGCGAGTTTGTGAAATCGAGGCTTGAGGTGTGCGATGACCTGGAGAGAGTCTGCAATGAAGTGGTGGACACCTGCCTGCACAAG GGGAGTCGGGATAACATGAgtgttgtgttagtgtgtttACCCAACGCTCCCAAAGTATCAGAGGAAGCTGTGAGGAAAGAAGCAGAGCTCAACAAATATCTGGAGACTAGAGTGGAAg AGATGCTGTCAAGGCCAGGGGAGGAGGGCTTTCCAGACCTGGTAACGGTGATGAGGAACCTGTCCACCGACAGCGGCATGCCCATCCTGCCACCAGGGGGTGGTCTCGCCAGCAA ACGCAGTGTTATTGAAGCAGTATACAACCGTCTGAACCCATACAGGGAGGAAGATGGA